Proteins encoded together in one Thermodesulfobacteriota bacterium window:
- the tilS gene encoding tRNA lysidine(34) synthetase TilS: AAAGGRGDAETRQLPVAAFLAEPVAIQRRLLEEALWGLGCRPGCRQIEALRALAAAPAGQRLHLAGGLRASRQGALLVLAFPYGRGAGRGEGPPSPAPGFRVLLPEPGEVPVPELAGRLAFRLLPATAVAAAGPAMRLAADDVAFPLEIRSLQPGDRFRPEGAPGSKKVARFLSDLRVPRAERWRVPVLLAGQRILALVGIRPDELCRIRPATATVLEIRWQGPPLPGPGR; encoded by the coding sequence GGCCGCGGCCGGGGGCCGCGGCGATGCCGAGACGCGGCAGCTGCCCGTGGCGGCCTTTCTGGCCGAGCCGGTGGCCATCCAGCGGCGCCTGCTGGAGGAGGCCCTGTGGGGACTGGGCTGCCGGCCCGGCTGCCGGCAGATCGAGGCCCTGCGGGCTCTGGCTGCGGCACCGGCCGGCCAGCGGCTGCATCTGGCCGGGGGGCTGCGGGCCAGCCGCCAGGGCGCGCTGCTGGTGCTCGCCTTTCCCTACGGCCGGGGGGCCGGCCGGGGGGAAGGCCCGCCTTCGCCGGCGCCAGGCTTCCGGGTCCTGCTCCCCGAGCCGGGGGAGGTTCCGGTGCCCGAGCTGGCCGGTCGCTTGGCCTTCCGGCTGCTGCCGGCCACGGCGGTGGCCGCGGCGGGACCGGCCATGCGCCTGGCCGCCGATGATGTCGCCTTCCCCCTGGAGATCCGCTCCCTGCAGCCGGGGGATCGCTTCCGGCCCGAAGGCGCGCCGGGCAGCAAGAAGGTGGCCCGCTTTCTGTCCGACCTCCGGGTGCCCCGAGCGGAGCGCTGGCGGGTGCCGGTGCTCCTGGCTGGCCAGCGCATCCTGGCCCTGGTGGGGATACGACCGGACGAGCTCTGCCGCATCCGGCCGGCCACCGCCACGGTGCTGGAGATCCGCTGGCAGGGCCCGCCGTTGCCCGGGCCAGGCCGGTGA